Genomic segment of Thermodesulfobacteriota bacterium:
GTACTAGTTACTATCTGGGGAATTTTAGCTCTCTGGGCTATATATGTGGGCCTAACTTAGTTCGGATTGTACTGAGCAAAGTTCTCTTCACTCTCAAAGTAGTAAATGCTACCGTCTGGCGCAGCGCCGATTACTGCATCAGCCTTGTCTACCTGTTTTCCGCTGATCGGATCAACAGCAACTCTGCTCTGAGGATTGTTCTTTATTTTAGCCTTGCACATCTCACAGCAGCCGTAGTAAGTTTTGCCTTCTACCTCAACCGGGATCTGCTCTCTTACAAATTCTTGGTTTGTGATCATGCAGACATACTTTGCGTCCAGTGGTTTTAGTGCTGAACTTTGCTCCGCCTGCACATGTGTACCCAATGCGGCGATAGCTATAACTACTACTAAGAATGTAAATAATGCGCTGTATTT
This window contains:
- a CDS encoding TRASH domain-containing protein: MKKYSALFTFLVVVIAIAALGTHVQAEQSSALKPLDAKYVCMITNQEFVREQIPVEVEGKTYYGCCEMCKAKIKNNPQSRVAVDPISGKQVDKADAVIGAAPDGSIYYFESEENFAQYNPN